CAACAACGGCGCGAGCACTGCCCATGCCGCGTCGGTCAGTTCGTGTCGGCGGCCAACCCCATGCGCACCTCCAGCCAGCGTCCCTCGAAGCTATGAACCGCTGGCTGGATTGTCAGACACGACCTAGCGCGCGGCGCGCGCGAGGCGCCGCACGACGGGATGCGGATCGTCGGCGGCGCGCGCGCGCAGCTCCGCGCGCACCTGCGGAAAGCGGCTCTGGCCCAGCACCGCGGCCGCGTACGCGCGGCGTGGCCAGGCGTCGCCGCCCAGCGCGTCCCACAGCAGCGCGCGGTCGGGCCCCAGGCGCAGGGAGCCGAGCAGCAGCATCCACGCGAGCGCGGCGGCGAGCACGCCGCGCGACACCCACGTCGGCGTCGCGTGCACGGGTGCACCTGCGCGCGTCGCGAGCACGCGGCGCACGCGCGTGTGCAGCTGCGGCGCGCGCGCCATCGCCAGCGAAGCCGACGCATGCAGCGTGCGCCCGCGCGCCTCCGCCGCCACGTCCAGCAGGCACTGCGCGTACTCGCTCGGCCGCACGCCGGCGGCCAGCACGCGCGCGTCGCACGCCTCCTCGCGCGCGTCGCGCAGCCCGCGCCGCGCCCACCACGCGGCCGGGTGGAACCAGTACCACGCGAACGCCACGTGGGCGAGCGCCTGCACCACGCAGTCGAGGCGGCGCACGTGGGCCAGCTCGTGCAGCAGCGCGAGCCGGCGCCGCTCCGCCGGCCACACGGCGGCGGACGAGGGCAGCAGGATCACGGGATCCAGCGTGCCCCACGTGAGCGGCGTCGCCACCTCGTCGCTGAGGCGCAGCTCGACGCCCTGGTGCGTGCCCATCGCGGTGCACGCATCGCGCAGCGCGCGCGTCCACGCGCGGTCGGTGACCGGCGTCGCGCGCCGCGTGATCGCGCGCACGCTCCACCAGCCCGCGGCCATCCGCGCGAGCACCAGCAGCGCGCCACCGATCCAGAGCGCGAGCAGCGCGGTCGCGAGCGTCGCCGTCGTGCGCGCGGCAGCCTCCCCCGTGGGGAACGCCATCGCCGCGGCGCCGAGTGCGAGCAGCGGCGCGGCGACGGGCGCGGGGACGCCGCGGCCCCACGCGCCCACGGGCAGCCAGCACAGCACCGAGACGAGCAGCATGCCGACGAGCGCCGCAGCGTGGACGTGCGCGCGCGCCGCCGGTCCCACGCGGCGCGCGATCGGCAGCGCGAGCGTGACGCCGCCCAGGCACAGCGTCGCATGCAGCAGCACGACGTAGCCGTTCCAGAGCGCACCGAGCGCCGCGCCGCCGCTCACGCGCGTCTCACCCGCGTCTCACGCGCCGCGCGCCCGCGCGTCGGCGATCATCGCGATCAGCTCCTCGCGCTCGGCCGGCGACAGGTCGCGCTCGGACGCGTCGAGCAGCGCGGCCACCGCGTCGCGCGTCGACCCGCCGAAGAAGGTGCCGAGCAGGTGGCGCAGCGCGGAGGCGCGCGCCTGGTCGCGCGCGACCGTGGGCGCGTAGACGTGCCGCGTGCCGACGCGCGTGTGGCGCACGTGGCCCTTGTCCTCGAGGATGCGCAGCAGCGTGCGCATGGCCGTCTCGCTGGGCGCGCCGGCGAGGCGCGCGCACACCTCGCCGGCGCTCGACGGGCCGTGGCGATAGAGCACGTCGAGGATCTGCCGCTCGCGCCGGCTGAGGGCGTCGGGCGTGGGCGCGGGGGATCGGGGCACGACCGCCAATATATTGGCGGATCCCGATCCGTCAACGCGAGCCGGTCGTCCCCGCCGCCGCCACGGCGTCGGCGAGCGCCTGCGCGCGCGCCGCGTATGCCGCGACCTTCCGTGCGTAGCGCCGGCGCGCGACCGCGTAGCCCACGCCCGCCACCGCGGCCGCGGGCACCACCGCCACGGCGCCGAGCGGGTTCACGAGCGCGGCGAAGGCGAGGAAGCCGCCGCCGCCGCCGGCCGCCACGAACCAGCTCGCGAACGTCCCCTGCGACACGCCGTCGAGCGCGACGCGCACCTCGATGGTCGTGCGCCCCTGCGCCGGGACGACGTTCACGTCCGTCTGCGCGCCGTCGAGCTGCCCGCGCCACGTGAACGTGCGGCCGAGCGTGGTCGCGGTGCCCATGCCGACGCCGGGGATGCGGCGCACGGCGGCCAGCAGCGCGTCGGCGACGTGCGATGCGTCGACGGCGACCTCGCCCTCGACCTCGACCTCGCGCACGATCACCAGCGCGCGCGGCCCGCCGCGCCACCGGTCGCCACTCGATGCGGCGCGCGTCGCGTCCAGCTCCGCGGCCGCGCGTCGCACCATCGCCGGATCGAGGCCCGCCTCGACGGCGACGCGCTCGAGCTCCGGCAGCGTGAGCCCGCCCGGTGCGTGCGTCTGCCGTTCCAGCGACGCCGCCCCCTTGAAGATGAGCGCGACCTCGCGGTCGTCGAAGCGTCGCTCGCTCATGGGCGCCTCATCCCGCGACGATCCCGCCGTCGAGCACGAGCGCGTGTCCGATCATGAACGCCGCCGCGTCGGAGCACAGGTACAGCACGCCCGCCGCGATCTCCGCCGGGGTGCCGAGTCGGCCGATGGGCAGGCGGCGCGCGAGCTGCGCTTCGCGCTCGGGATCGGCGCCGGTGATCTGCGCGACCATCGGCGTGTCGGTGAAGCCCGGGCAGATCGCGTTCACGCGCAGGCCGCGCCGCGCGTACTCCAGCGCCGCGGTCTTCGTCAGCCCGACGACGCCGTGCTTGCTGGCCGCGTACGCCGCGTGCGCGGGGAAGCCCGCGAGTCCGGCGACCGACGCGACGTTGACGATCGCGGTCGTGCGTCCCGTCTGCGCGCCGCGCGCGAGCAGCGCCGGGATCTGGTGGCGCATGCACCGCCACACGCCGGTGAGGTTGACGTCGACGGTGCGCAGCCACGCGGCCTCGGCGTACGCGTGCGTGGGCGCCTCGACGCCGCCGACGCCCGCGGCGTTCACCGCCAGGTCGACCCCACCGAGCGTGGAGACGGCCGTCGCGACCATCGCCTTCACGGCCGCGTCGTCGGTGACGTCGGCGACGACGGCGAGCGCGGTGCCGCCTGCCGCGTGCACCTCGTCGGCGACGCTCCGTGCGCGCGCCTCGTCGACGTCGGCCACGACGACCTGCGCGCCGGCCTGCGCCAGCGCGTGCACGCTCGCGCGCCCGATCCCCGACGCGCCGCCCGTGACCACGGCCACGCGCCCTGCCAGCTCCTGCGTCATCGTGCACGACCTCCGGTTGCGGTGCCGGGCAACCTTACGGTGTCGCGCGGGATTCTGGGAGAGGCGGCGTGCTGCGTGGCGCGCGACTTCACGCCGGACCTGTTGGCCTTTGGGGAGGATGCGGATGCTCCGGATGATGCGGATGCTGCGGATCGTCCCGCGTGGCGGCGTTGCTCCCTGCACCGGTGCGGAGCGATCCGTCTGATCCGACGCATCCGGAGCATCCGCGTCCTCCCCAATAGGCACCGTCTCCGCTGCGCGACGACGCGTCCAGAGGTCGTTCACGCAGCGCGCAGCCCGCAGCCGTCTATTCCGCGGTCGCCGCGTAGATCGCCAGCGTTGCCGCGCGCCACGCCTCCGTGACGTATGTCCACGCCAGCCCGAACGCGTCCTGCCGGCCGCGGCGCGCGAGCGGACCCGTGGTCTCCAGCCCCGCGGGCTCCGCGGTGATGGGGAGGCGCACGCTCCACCCGCCGTCGCCCAGTCGCTGCACGCGCACCGTCGGCGGGCCCAGCTCGGCCGCGGCGGCGCGGCGGACGGCGCGGCGATGCCCCGCGGCCGCGCTCCCGTGCGCGTCCCACACCGACAGCAGGGCGTCGCGCAGCTCGGGCGGCGCCGCGCGCACGCGCAGCAGGCGCGCGTCGAACGGGGCGCGGCGGCCGCGCGCGACCGGCTCGCGCCTGCCCCGCGCGCCGCGCGTCCAGCGCCCCGCGCCGAACGCGTCCTCCAGCAGCCGCGCGACCGCGTCCAGCGTCTCCGACGCCGCGCCGAAGAGCGCGTCCACCTCCACGAACAGCGCCGGCGAGACGGCCAGCGTCGTCAGCTCGCGCGCGTCGAGCAGCGTCGCCGTCTGCCGCGCGGCCTCCGCCGCCCGCGCATAGCGCAGCGCCGCCGCCAGCGCCCGCTGCTCGGCCGCGTCCACCAGGAAGCGCAGCCGCAGCGCGTGCGCGCCGAGCGAGGGCACGTCGGCGAGCGTCTCGAGCGGCGGACGCCACGCCAGCGTCCCGGCGGCCGAGACGAGATGGGCGCCGCCGTCGCCGGGTGGGTCGCACTCGTCGGTCACGAGCACCACCGGGCGCACCCCCTCGTCGCGCGCCAGCGCGTCCGGATCGACCGCCTGCCACGTCCACAGCGTCGCCGCGTGCCCGTTCGGCGTGCCCTCGACGCCCGGGACGGCGCCCCACGGCGGCGCGGCGGAGAGCCCCGCGGCCACGTCGGCCGGGCGCAGGCCCAGCGCGCGCAGCGTCGCCGCCAGCATCGGCCCACTGCCCGCCACTCCCGCGCCGCCCACCGCCGGTGTGGGCGCGTCGGCCGCCACCCCCCACGCGCCGGGCGGCGCTCCCGCCGGGCCGCGGCGCAGCGTCACGCCGCCCGTGCACACCACGCGCGTCGCCGGCGTCGGCAGCTCGGAGAGCAGCCGCGCCAGGGGAGGGGCGGGGGGGAGGTTGGAAGGGAGCAGGGGCACCGAGGAGGGAGCCCGCGCGACCGGGGAAGGTCGTCGCGGACCGGAGGGGACGTCGCCGTGGCCGGGGCTGGCGTGCCCGGACTCGATGACGGGATGCTAAGTTGGGGCGCCCGGCCGGGGCGTCGGCCGGACGGGGAGCTCGGCCATACCAGCAGAGTGTCGGTCGCTGGCTCCGTGAACCGCAGGACTTCCAGAGACTTCCAGAGATCCCTCGATGCCCCCTGTCCCGTCCCATCCCGCCGCGCGGGCGCTCTGGCAGCCTCGAGCACAAGCACGACGCGCGCCGTTGCGCTCGGGCCCGCCAGCGCCGGCGGACCACGGGCGGCTCGCGCGGCGCCTCGGCGGCCTCGTCCTCTGCGCAGCGAGCCTCCTGGGAGGATGCGCGCGCCCCCGGGGTGATGCCGGTCACACGCTACCCGCGCCCATTCCCGAAGTGAAGGGTGTGGTGCGGACGCAATACCAGATGCGGTATCAGGACATCGCCGAGGGGACCGGCACCCTGGCCGCGCCGGGGAAGGTGTACGTCGTCCACTACACGGGCTGGCTGACCGACGGGCGGAAGTTCGACTCGTCGCGCGACCGCAACGAGCCGCTCCGCTTCGAGCAGGGGCGCCGCCGCGTCATCCCCGGCTGGGACGCGGGCTTCGAGGGGATGCGCGTGGGCGGCCGCCGCCGGCTGTTCATCCCGTACCAGCTGGCCTACGGGATCCCCGGCCGCTCCCCCACCATCCCGCCCTGCGCGGAGCTGATCTTCGACGTCGAGCTGCTCGGCGTCGAGGAGCCGCCCGCCACGCCGGCCCCGGCGACGCCGCCGCGCCCGCTCAACCCCGCCGACTCCACGCGCAGCTGCCCGCGCTGACCCCGACGCAACTGATGTCCATCGCCACCCCGCCCGTCCCCGTCGCCCCCGACGAGGCGCCTCCGCCGCGCGCCCCCGACCTCCCCGACGCGCCGGGCACCGGCACGCTCGCCTGGGTCGGGCCGTTCGCCGTCTTCATGGTCTGGCTGGCGCTCGACGGCCACCTGCCGCTGGAGCAGCCGCTGAAGGAGGTCGTGCGCGACCTCGTCATCCTGACGTCGATCCTGCTCTTCTCGCGGCGCGTGCTGGCCGAGCACGCGCGCCGCGCGCCGCACTGGCTGGCGAGCATCGGGCTGGGCATCGCCGTGTGCGCGCTCTGGGTCGCGCCCGACCTGCTGGTGCCGGGCTGGCGCGAGTCGCCGCTCTTCCAGAACGGGATCACGGGCCGCCTCAAGACGTCCATCCCGCCCGAGGAGCTGACGCCGCTGATGCTCGTGCTGCGCACGGCGCGCGCGGCGCTGCTGGTGCCGGTGCTGGAGGAGCTGTTCTGGCGCGGCTGGCTCCCGCGCTGGCTGCAGGACACGCGCTTCCAGCGCGTCCCGCTCGGCACCTTCACGACGTTCGCGTTCTGGGCCACCGCCGTCCTGTTCGCGGCCGAGCACGGGCCGTACTGGGAGGTGGGGCTGCTGTGCGGCGTGATCTACAACTGGTGGATGCGGCGCACGCGGTCGATGGGGGACCTGATCCTGGCGCACGCGACGACGAACCTGGCGCTGTCGGTGTTCGTCATCGGGACCAAGCACTGGACGTTCTGGATGTGACGGAGGACGGTGGGGCGGAGGACGGAACGGCGGGTAACGATGAAGCGTGAAACGATAAGGCGGACCCTTCGAGCTTGATGCTTCAAGCCGAGAGGTCCGCCTCTCCGTTTCACGCCGTTCCGTCCTCCGCTTCATCGTCCTCCGCCGTTCCGTCCTCCGCCTCCGCACGAAATTGGGTATTGCGACCCAAGTGTGAGCCGACCCGCGGTTGAAGGTTCATGGCGTCGCGCGGCGGATGCCGCTGCGGCCTGACCTCATCGCCAATCGGATCCGATCATGTCGCTCCGTCACGCCTTCCGACTCTCGCTCGCCGCCGTCCTCATCGCCGCCTGCGCCGACGGCACGCCCACCGATCCCGCGCTCCGCGCCGGCGCGCGGGCGATGAACCGCGCCGAGGCGAACCAGGCGCTCGCGGCGGCGCGCGCGGCGGCCGCGCGGTTCATGGACGTCGACGCGGCCGTCGCCGCGGGCTACGCGCCGCAGGGCGGGTGCGTCGCCGTCCCGGGGCTCGGCGGCATGGGCGTCCACTACGTGAACGTCGCGGGCGTGATGGACCCCACGCTCGACCCGGCGAACCCCGAGATCCTCGTCTACGAGCCGCAGAAGAACGGGCGCCTGCGCCTGGTCGCGGTGGAGTACATGCAGGTCAACACGCCCGGCTCGTCGCGCCCGTCGCTGTTCGACGTCGCGTTCGAGAACGGCCCGCCGGTCGGCCCGATGCAGACGTACGCGCTCCACGCGTGGGTGGGGCAGCACAACCCGAACGGCACCTTCACCGCGTTCAACCCGACGGTGAGCTGCGACTACGCTCCGGCCGCGCCCGCGGCGGCGGAGGTCGCCGCGCACGCGCACCACTGACCGGACGACCCGGGCGTTCCCGATAGTTTGAGTCCGAACATTGCGCCGCCCCCCGAGTCCACCACGGCCCGGAGGCGGCGCAATGTTCTACTCGGACGGCAGGCTCCAGTACCCGGTGCGCGTCGAACGACCGAACCCGGTCTTCGCGCGCGCGCTCCAGCAGGCGATCGGCGGGGTCGAGGGCGAGATCCGCGTGATGATGCAGTACCTCTTCCAGGCGTGGGGGCAGCGCGGCCCACGCCGGTACCGCGAGATGATCCTCGCCACCGGCACCGAGGAGATCGGGCACATCGAGATGCTCGCGACCGCGGTGGCGCTCAACCTCGAGGGCGCCCCGCTGTCGTTCCAGGAGGAAGGGGCGAAGGATCCGCTCGTCGGTGCGGTGATGGGCGGCATGAACCTGCGCCACGTGCTGTCCACCGGGCTCGCCGCCACGCCGGAGAACGCCAACGGCGTCCCGTTCAACGCGTCGCACGTCTACGCCAGCGGCAACGTCGCCGCCGACATGTACGCGAACGTCGCCGCCGAGGCGACGGGGCGGGCGCTCGCGACGCGCCTGTGGCACATGACGGACGACGCAGGGATGAAGGACATGCTGTCGTTCCTGATCGCGCGCGACACGATGCACCAGAACCAGTGGCTGGCGGTCATCGAGGAGCTCGGCGGCGAGACGGAGCAGCTCCCGATCCCCAACAGCTTCCCGCAGTCGGAGGAGGCGAGGGAGTTCGCCTACGCCTTCGTCGACCCGCGGGTGGGCGGCGACGCGGGACCGCTGCCGGAGCGGCTCGCCGGTGGGCGCTCGGTCGACGGGAAGGGCGAGTTCCGCGTCGAGCCGGCGCGCCCCCTCGGCGACGTGCCGACGCTGGCGGCGCCGCGCCCGAACGGCGGCGCGCAGGCCGAGCAGGTCACCGCGCCCACGGGCGTGCTCGGCGCGATGAAGCACGCGATCACGGGCGAGGGCTGACGCGGGCTAGCGCCCGCGCGCGATCGCGCGTGCGGCGATCCGGTCGGTCAGCGACGGCGCGACGAGGCGCAGCCACTGGCCGACCTTTCCGCGCGCGGTCATCACGAGCTCGCGCTTGCGGCGCGCGGCGGCGCGCAGCGTGAGGCGCGCGCACTCGTCGGCGCTCATGACGGCATCCTCCTGCACCGGGCTCTCACCGAGCGGGCGCCCGTCGGGGCCGACGGCGTGGCGGCGCACACCGGTGGCGACGAAGCCCGGATAGACCATCGTCACGCTGACGCCGTCGTCCTGCAGCTCGATGCGCAGCGAGTCGAAGAAGCCCGCCATCGCGTGCTTGCTGGCGGCGTAGCCGGTGCGCGTGGGCACGCCGGTCTTCGCGGTCAGGCTCGCGACGCCGACGATGCGCCCGCGCGTGCGCTTCAGGTGCGGCAGCGCGTGGAACGTGCAGTACACGGCGCCGAGGTAGTTCACGCGCATGATGCGCTCGAGCCCCGCGAGGTCGCGCAGCGCGTCGAAGCGCGCCCACATGCTGATGCCCGCGTTGTTGACGAGCGTGTCGATGCGCCCGTATTCCGCGACCGTGCGCTCGACGAGCGCGCGGCACTGCGCCTCGTCGCTCACGTCGGTCGGCACCGCGATCGCGCGCGCGCCCACCGCACGTCCGGCCGCGAGGCACTCGTGCACCGCGTCGTCCAGCTCGTCCCGCGACCGCGCGGCGAGCGCCAGCCACGCCCCCTGTTCGGCGAGCTGGCGCGCGAGGGCGCGGCCGATGCCGCTGCTGGCGCCGGTCAGCACCACGACGTTCTGTTTGAACGAGGACACGGAGGACGGTGGGGCGGAGGACGATGAAGCGGAGGACGATGAAGCGTGAGACGGTGAGGCGGACGTTTCGAGCTTACAGCTTCAGGCGAGAGTCCGCCCTGTCGTTTCACGCTCTTCCGTCCTCCGCCGTTTCGTTCTCCGCCTTTCCGTTCTCCGCTGCCAGCCGTTCGAGCGCGTCGCCCGTCACCCGCATCACGGTCCATTCGTCCATCGCCACCGCTCCCAGCGCCCGGTAGAAGCCGATCGCCGGCGCGTTCCAGTCGAGCACCGCCCACTCGAAGCGCCCGCAGCCGCGCGCGAGCGCGACGCGCGCGAGGTGCGACAGCAGCGCGCGCCCGATCCCGCGGCCGCGGTGCTCGGGGAAGACGAACAGGTCCTCGAGGTAGAGGCCGCGCCGCGCGAGGAAGGTGGAGTAGTTGTGGAAGAAGAGCGCGAACCCCGCCGCCTCGCCGTTCCACTCCGCGATCACGACCTCGGCCTGCGGCTGCGCGCCGAACAGCGTCTCGCGCAGCTGCGCCTCGGTCGCGACGCACTCGTCGAGGAGCCGCTCGTACTCGGCCAGCCCGCGGATCAGGCGCAGGACGGTGGGGACGTCGTCCGCCGTGGCGGCGCGCAGGCGGAGGGCGGTGGTGGGATCGTCGATGGCCATGCGCGGGAGCTAATCGCGCCCGGCAGGGCGGGGAAGTGGGCCGCGGAGGGCTGGCGCGCGCGAGCCCGCGCGTGCTGCATTCATGCCGCACGCACGCTGCCTCCGGCACGCCCGTCACCACCACGACCCGTCGATCCTCACAATGCGCCGTCCATCTCTGCTCCTCCCGCTCGTCCTGCTCGCGGCCCCCGCCGCCGCACGCGCGCAGCACACCGGCCACCATCCCGCGCCCGCGACGGCGGACAGCGCGAAGGTGACGAAGGACGGGCACCACGCCGCCGCCGGCTGGAAGGAGATGGACGCGTTCCACACGCAGCTCGCCGCCACGTGGCATCCGGCCAGCAGGAGCGACGACCTGAAGCCACTGCGCGCCCGCGCCGGCGCGCTCGCCGACGCCGCGCGCGCCTGGGCCGCGGCCGCGGTGCCGAAGGCCTGCGACACGCCGGCCACGCGCACCACCATCGCCGCGCTGGCCACCGACGCGCGCGCGCTCGCCGACCTCGCCGCGAAGCCCGCGACCACCGACGCGCAGCTCAAGGCGTCGCTGAAGGCGCTGCACGACCGCTTCGAGCCCGTGGAGCACGGGTGCGCGCCAGGCGGGGCGAAGCACCACTAGGACGCTGCGTGCGGCGTGGCCAGCAGCATCGCGCCGGACCTCTGTGCCTCTGGGAGGGATGCGGATGCTCCGGATCGTGAACGGCGATGCTTCGGATCGCTCCGCATCGCGGCGACGTCTCATGCGCCACACGGCGCGATCCGTCTGATCCGTTCCGATCCGGAGCATCCGCATCCGCACCAATGGCCAACAGCCCGGGCGCGACGTCGGCCGCCGAGGGCACGGAGCAGGACCCGCAGCCCGCAGCGCCTTGCAGGTCCCCGACGTAGCATAGGACGCCGCGTCCCCACGCGTCGCGCCGTCCGCCCCCCACCCGTCTCCCGATGTCCCCACAGCTCCCACGCGCCGCCCTCGCGGTCGCGCTGGCCGCCGCGCTGCCCCTCGGCGCCCAGTCGCCCAGCGCCACGCGTCTGCTGCGCATGCCCAGCGTCAGCGCGCAGCACGTCGCCTTCACCTACGCCAACAACGTCTGGGTCGTCGAGCGCGCCGGCGGCAACGCGCGCCGCCTCACCAGCTTCCAGGGCGAGACGACGAATCCCAAGCTCTCGCCCGACGGGCGCTGGGTCGCGTTCAGCGCCGAGTACGGCGGGAACACCGACGTGTACGTCGTGCCGGTGCAGGGCGGCCAGCCGAAGCGCCTGACGTGGCACGCGTCGCCCGACCAGGTGCAGGGGTGGACGCCCGACGGCGCCGCGATCGTCTTCGCGTCGAATCGCGCGACGGCCGCGCCCACCGCCGCGCCGCGCTTCTGGACCGTGCCCGCCGCCGGCGGCCCCGAGGCCGCGATGCCGATGCCGCGCGCCTTCCAGGGGAAGATCTCGCCCGACGGCAAGCGCGTCGCGTACCGCATGAACAACTCCTGGGACGACGAGCGCCGCAACTACCGCGGCGGCCAGAATCGGCCCATCTGGATCATGGACCTCGCGAGCCACACGGTGGAGACGCCGACGTGGACCGACTCGAAGGACATCGATCCCGTCTGGCTGGGCAGCTCGGTGTACTTCATCTCGGACCGCGACGGCGTGCAGAACGTCTGGGCGTACGACGGCAAGGACAGGCCGTTGCGCCAGCTCACGCGCTTCACCGACTTCGACGTGAAGACGCTCGACGCGGGCGGCGGCGTGCTGGTGTTCGAGCAGGCCGGATACCTCCATGAGCTCGACCCCGCGAGCGGGCGCACGAAGCGGCTCGACATCGCGGTCGCGGGCGACTTCCCGTGGATGATGCCGCAGTGGAAGGACGTCGCGAACCGCATGACCGACCTCGCGCTCTCGCCCACCGGCAAGCGCGCGGCGGTCGAGGCGCGCGGCGAGATCTTCACCATTCCGGCCGAGAAGGGCGACGTGCGCAACCTGACGCACGCCAGCGGGTCGGCGGAGATCGCGCCCGTATGGTCGCCGGACGGCCGGTCGGTGGCGTACTTCAGCGATCGTTCCGGTGAATACCGACTGTATGTGACGCAACAGGAAGGCATCGCGCCGCCGCGCGAGATCGCCCTGCCGGAGCCGAGCCGCCCGTACGCGCCCGCGTGGTCGCCGGACGGGCGCCGCATCGCGTACCAGGACTCGCACCTGAACCTGTGGGTGCTGGACGTCGCCAGCGGACGCGCGACGCGCGCCGACACCGACCCGCACTTCAGCGGCTCGCGCACCATCGTGCCGGTGTGGAGCCCGGACTCGCGCTACATCGCGTACCCGAAGCGCCTGCCGTCGCTGTACCGCGCGATCTTCCTCTACGACGTGGAGGCCGGACGCGCGCGGCAGGTGACCGACGGCCTCGCCGACGCGACGCAGCCGGCGTGGGACGCGAGCGGCAAGTACCTCTGGTTCATGGCGTCGACGAACTTCGCGATGAACTCGGGGCTGCTCGACATGTCGGCGTACGAGCATGAGCAGACGCGCGGCCTGTACCTGATGGTGCTGGCGAAGGGCGAGCCGTCGCCGCTGCTGCCGGAGAGCGACGAGGAGGCCGCGCGCGCGGGCCGCGCGCCGCAGCAGCCGGGGCGCGACATGCCGCCCGCGGACAGCAGCGCGACGCCCGCGTCGGCGACGCGCGCGGCGAGCGCCCAGCCGCGAGACACCGCCGCGCGCGCGGCCGCGATCGGCCCGCGCTCGACGACGGTGCGCATCGACTTCGACGGGCTGCAGCAGCGCATCATCGCCGTGCAGGACGTCGCCATCCGCGACTACGCGCAGCTGCGCGCGGGCGCGCCGGGCACGGTGTACTTCGTCGAGGCGGTCCCGCAGACGGGCACCAGCGCGCAGGGCGGCTTCGGCGGGGGCGGCGGCACGCTGCACCGCTACCAGCTGACGACGCGCCGCGCGGCGCCGTTCGCGACCAACGTCGCGCAGTACGTCGTCAGCGCCGACGGGAAGAAGCTCCTCTACCGCACGCCCGGGCAGCAGGCCGCGCTCTTCCTGGTGGACGCCGACAAGGCCGCGCCGACGGCGGGGCAGGGGCGGCTGAACGCGCAGCTGCGCGCGTACGTCGACCCGAAGGCGGAGTTCGCGCAGATCTTCGCGGAAGGATGGCGCAACCAGCGCAACAACTTCTACGTGAAGAACCTGCACGGCACGGACTGGCCGGCGATGCGGAAGATGTACGAGCCGCTGCTGGCGCACGTGAACCACCGGGCGGACCTCAACTACCTCATCGACATGATGGGGGCCGAGACGGCGATCGGGCACTCGTACGTGCGCGGCGGCGACATGCCCGAGGTCCCGACGTCCACCGCCGGCCTCCTCGGCGCCGACTTCACGGTCGAGGGCGGCCGCTACCGCATCGCGCGCATCTACGACGCGGAGAGCTGGAACCCCGAGCTGCGCGCGCCGCTGGCGATGCCGGGCGTGAACGTCGCTCGCGGCGACTACGTGCTGGCGGTCAACGGCGTCGAGCTCACCGCGCCGGACAACCTGTACCGCCTGCTGGACGGCACGGCCAACCGGCAGACGGTGCTGACGGTGAACGCGACGCCGTCGATGGCGGGCGCGCGGCAGGT
This is a stretch of genomic DNA from Roseisolibacter agri. It encodes these proteins:
- a CDS encoding S41 family peptidase; translation: MSPQLPRAALAVALAAALPLGAQSPSATRLLRMPSVSAQHVAFTYANNVWVVERAGGNARRLTSFQGETTNPKLSPDGRWVAFSAEYGGNTDVYVVPVQGGQPKRLTWHASPDQVQGWTPDGAAIVFASNRATAAPTAAPRFWTVPAAGGPEAAMPMPRAFQGKISPDGKRVAYRMNNSWDDERRNYRGGQNRPIWIMDLASHTVETPTWTDSKDIDPVWLGSSVYFISDRDGVQNVWAYDGKDRPLRQLTRFTDFDVKTLDAGGGVLVFEQAGYLHELDPASGRTKRLDIAVAGDFPWMMPQWKDVANRMTDLALSPTGKRAAVEARGEIFTIPAEKGDVRNLTHASGSAEIAPVWSPDGRSVAYFSDRSGEYRLYVTQQEGIAPPREIALPEPSRPYAPAWSPDGRRIAYQDSHLNLWVLDVASGRATRADTDPHFSGSRTIVPVWSPDSRYIAYPKRLPSLYRAIFLYDVEAGRARQVTDGLADATQPAWDASGKYLWFMASTNFAMNSGLLDMSAYEHEQTRGLYLMVLAKGEPSPLLPESDEEAARAGRAPQQPGRDMPPADSSATPASATRAASAQPRDTAARAAAIGPRSTTVRIDFDGLQQRIIAVQDVAIRDYAQLRAGAPGTVYFVEAVPQTGTSAQGGFGGGGGTLHRYQLTTRRAAPFATNVAQYVVSADGKKLLYRTPGQQAALFLVDADKAAPTAGQGRLNAQLRAYVDPKAEFAQIFAEGWRNQRNNFYVKNLHGTDWPAMRKMYEPLLAHVNHRADLNYLIDMMGAETAIGHSYVRGGDMPEVPTSTAGLLGADFTVEGGRYRIARIYDAESWNPELRAPLAMPGVNVARGDYVLAVNGVELTAPDNLYRLLDGTANRQTVLTVNATPSMAGARQVTVIPIANEQGLRTRAWVERNRRLVDSLSGGRIAYVYVPNTGQPGYTSFNRYYFAQQDRQGAVIDERFNGGGSAADYIVDILGRDFDGYFNNPVGDRVPYTSPAAGIWGPKVMIINEMAGSGGDLMPYMFKRRGIGPLVGKRTWGGLVATTDTPPFVDGGSMIAPRFGFFSREGKFAVENEGVAPDIDVENWPKEVIAGRDPQLERAVQEALRLLAAKPIDRMMKEPTAPTWGKRGTNP